In the genome of Penaeus vannamei isolate JL-2024 chromosome 26, ASM4276789v1, whole genome shotgun sequence, one region contains:
- the LOC113811993 gene encoding uncharacterized protein, giving the protein MALSLAVVLACAGVALGSVHPPVYGHHPQPAYGHHAPAYGHHAPAYGHQPAYEHGYCDPSVAPACAANSTLSYCLEDAEYPEYEIKAAITADHLFAKKYADVADQSADDLVDMITKDQEEAFDYSYYTGASTGDSPYDATHWAGPEGYICPSEVVYAMPKRAQNVEGKWRVIVNDVHYYSQTARLETCLFPEAACRALAPCYQSHCTQKSVYHRLLSYDPCDPYKGLFIDIYKMPSACSCHLPA; this is encoded by the exons ATGGCTCTTTCGTTG GCGGTCGTTCTGGCATGCGCCGGAGTCGCGCTGGGCTCCGTCCATCCCCCGGTATATGGCCATCACCCACAGCCCGCTTACGGTCACCATGCGCCTGCTTACGGTCATCATGCGCCTGCTTACGGTCACCAGCCTGCCTACGAGCACGGTTACTGCGACCCAAGTGTCGCCCCCGCCTGCGCTGCCAACTCCACTCTCTCCTACTGCTTGGAAGACGCTGAGTACCCCGAGTACGAGATCAAGGCTGCCATCACTGCCGATCACCTCTTCGCCAAGAAGTACGCTGACGTCGCCGACCAGTCTGCTGACGACCTGGTAGACATGATTACCAAGGACCAGGAGGAGGCCTTCGACTACTCTTACTACACTGGGGCCTCCACTGGGGACTCTCCTTACGATGCCACCCACTGGGCTGGTCCTGAGGGTTACATCTGTCCCTCCGAAGTGGTGTATGCCATGCCCAAACGTGCCCAGAATGTGGAAGGCAAGTGGCGCGTCATTGTCAACGACGTGCACTATTACAGCCAGACTGCCCGCCTCGAAACCTGTCTCTTCCCAGAGGCTGCTTGCCGCGCCCTTGCTCCTTGCTACCAGAGCCACTGCACCCAGAAGTCAGTGTACCACCGACTACTCTCCTACGATCCGTGCGACCCCTACAAGGGTCTCTTCATCGACATCTACAAGATGCCCTCGGCCTGCTCCTGCCATCTTCCCGCCTAA
- the LOC113812000 gene encoding uncharacterized protein, with protein MEPSDRNVEESDVKSVKQEESLWEKRTDKRSRKNGRGKRAKPCRAQLSASQEEVAHLWKAARLAPAPGNSMKVILTAAESKKSDSSRSSGVCNGSSNTSSSKATEMTTYSYKLRSRYGYEPLDYVVEDTFIFCHWCRALCEGVCQDHPPLLVLNKEVPRDGSRSDRARQTTPWPLRVAESPIAGAGMGVFTSARLPPGLVFGPYEGRIRTDPKESGYAWQVRSPSHKKKTVDSVDASVSNWMRYVNCSKTDVEANLEAFQFLGNIYYLIVTYIEVNSELLVWYGDEYGQALQSAPDSEIEDVADGNAFGALEAGGNLAGDGRSSPDKKKIKTEDAAEARGESLSLSQHEMEPLFTPVDLERAPDGSAQIQIAASEPPGCSQPRGHSGKKAPQQYRKFDCTYCVVCKKTIQGICSKHPMPLLRDAPVPRDGSVKERARLTAPWPLVVCQSQLKAAGEGVLTTARLPKGLVLGPCEGWVLPRTNVTTGYSWEVDGRPDVEIDASDTAFSNWPRYLNCPSNNREQNLRPMQIRGEIFYVTITDIEQNTELLVWYGDAYGSWLIFPLPQLLSGDGNDHLGVAGGSRQNKRSAWKRTRSRASARDRELRRQDPARGSATEMTEGPTKGPSDSRRETSAEDRCRTVVKVRCPSGYASIVELGFEKPQNKGSGVALLAGPSWEDIPSSRNLQQGAAPAFPVALTASAVCDKYLDDSKCMSLPGTKEMISIPCNNNREISQQGPVKEASPATTASVSESIPRRSKDAGIVGSPAGATHQSVIGLGSPQDQKLKVKRTEDLHANRSAKLKLPSESNTRGKVLGIQRIIPEEVKECVGARAPGRFLNLEEYFQSHIKAVLLPGDCARTHQYISSDHYKVKRLSDYVPDINEACGPISNELSVYECSHCYSPFALKCNFIFHLHKCSNAFLSIKF; from the exons ATGGAACCAAGCGACAGGAATGTGGAGGAGAGCGATGTGAAGAGCGTAAAGCAAGAGGAGTCGCTCTGGGAAAAGAGAACGGACAAGAGGAGCCGTAAGAATGGCCGAGGCAAGAGGGCCAAACCCTGTCGCGCCCAGCTGAGTGCCTCCCAAGAGGAGGTGGCCCACCTGTGGAAAGCAGCCCGCCTCGCCCCGGCGCCAGGAAACAGCATGAAG GTGATTCTGACCGCGGCGGAAAGCAAGAAATCGGACTCAAGCAGATCCAGCGGTGTTTGCAACGGAAGCAGCAATACAAGTTCTTCTAAAGCTACCGAAATGACCACATATTCATACAAACTGCGGTCAAGATATGGCTATGAGCCTCTGGATTACGTAGTTGAAGATACATTCATCT TCTGCCATTGGTGCAGGGCGTTGTGCGAGGGAGTCTGCCAGGACCACCCGCCGCTCCTGGTGCTCAACAAGGAG GTCCCGCGCGACGGCAGCCGCAGCGACCGCGCCCGCCAGACGACGCCATGGCCGCTTCGAGTCGCCGAGTCGCCGATCGCGGGCGCCGGAATGGGCGTGTTCACGAGTGCCCGTCTGCCGCCGGGCCTCGTGTTCGGGCCGTACGAGGGCCGGATCCGGACTGACCCGAAAGAGAGCGGGTACGCGTGGCAG GTGAGGTCGCCATCGCACAAGAAAAAGACGGTTGATAGCGTGGATGCCTCGGTCAGCAACTGGATGCGCTACGTGAATTGTTCCAAGACTGATGTGGAGGCAAATCTAGAAGCCTTTCAGTTCTTAGGCAATATATATTACCTAATAGTTACATACATAGAGGT AAATTCGGAACTGCTTGTGTGGTATGGCGATGAATATGGCCAAGCACTGCAGTCAGCCCCGGACTCTGAGATCGAGGACGTGGCCGATGGCAACGCCTTCGGGGCCCTCGAGGCTGGCGGGAACCTGGCTGGTG ATGGCAGGAGCAGTCCAGATAAAAAGAAGATCAAGACAGAGGATGCTGCGGAGGCGCGAGGTGAGAGCCTGAGTTTGTCGCAGCATGAAATGGAGCCTTTGTTTACTCCGGTGGATCTGGAACGAGCACCAGATGGCTCGGCGCAG ATCCAGATTGCTGCATCTGAGCCGCCAGGCTGTAGTCAACCTCGTGGGCACTCGGGAAAGAAGGCTCCTCAGCAATATAGAAAGTTCGACTGTACAT ATTGCGTTGTTTGCAAAAAGACAATCCAAGGAATCTGTTCGAAGCATCCAATGCCTCTCCTCCGTGACGCGCCG GTACCTCGAGACGGCAGCGTGAAGGAGCGAGCCCGGCTAACGGCTCCTTGGCCCTTGGTGGTTTGCCAGTCGCAGCTGAAGGCCGCCGGGGAGGGCGTTTTGACGACTGCCCGCCTGCCGAAGGGCCTGGTCCTTGGGCCCTGCGAAGGATGGGTTCTTCCGAGGACGAACGTCACGACTGGCTACAGCTGGGAG GTCGACGGCCGCCCCGACGTGGAGATCGACGCCTCTGACACGGCCTTCAGCAACTGGCCGCGCTACCTCAACTGCCCCAGCAACAACCGCGAGCAGAACCTCAGGCCCATGCAGATCAGGGGCGAGATCTTCTACGTCACAATAACGGATATTGAGCA aaacACTGAGCTATTGGTGTGGTATGGAGACGCCTACGGCAGCTGGCTAATCTTTCCCTTGCCCCAGCTCCTGTCGGGCGACGGAAATG ACCATCTGGGGGTAGCTGGAGGAAGCAGGCAGAACAAGCGCTCCGCGTGGAAAAGAACTCGCTCCCGAGCTAGCGCGAGAGACCGGGAGCTCCGACGCCAAGATCCGGCTCGAGGAAGCGCCACGGAGATGACGGAAGGACCCACAAAAGGTCCTTCAGATAGTCGGCGGGAGACTAGTGCCGAGGATCGTTGCCGGACGGTCGTCAAGGTGAGGTGTCCTTCGGGATATGCCAGCATCGTGGAGCTCGGTTTCGAAAAACCTCAGAACAAGGGAAGTGGCGTCGCCCTGCTTGCCGGACCCTCATGGGAAGACATTCCTTCGTCTAGGAATTTGCAGCAAGGTGCCGCGCCGGCCTTTCCCGTGGCACTCACTGCAAGTGCAGTTTGTGACAAATACCTCGATGATTCAAAATGTATGTCTCTCCCTGGAACGAAAGAAATGATTTCGATTCCCTGTAATAATAATCGCGAGATCAGTCAGCAGGGACCTGTGAAAGAGGCCTCTCCTGCGACCACGGCCAGCGTCTCAGAAAGCATTCCCCGTCGCAGCAAGGACGCAGGCATCGTAGGCTCGCCCGCTGGCGCGACACACCAGAGCGTCATTGGCCTCGGCAGTCCGCAGGACCAAAAGCTGAAAGTTAAGAGGACTGAGGACTTGCATGCTAACAGAAGCGCGAAGTTAAAGCTCCCATCGGAGAGTAATACCAGGGGAAAGGTGTTAGGCATACAACGGATAATTCcggaagaagtaaaggaatgtgtAGGAGCTCGGGCTCCTGGGAGATTCCTTAACTTGGAAGAGTATTTTCAGTCTCACATTAAGGCAGTACTTTTGCCAGGGGATTGTGCCAGAACGCATCAGTATATTTCAAGCGATCACTACAAAGTCAAGCGTTTATCGGATTATGTCCCCGATATTAATGAGGCATGTGGCCCCATATCAAATGAACTGAGTGTATATGAATGTTCTCATTGCTACAGTCCTTTCGCTCTCAAATGTAATTTCATTTTTCACTTGCATAAGTGTTCTAATGCATTTCTTAGTATCAAATTTTGA
- the LOC113811992 gene encoding neurotrophin 1-like codes for MALRYLISLCLAGAVLADQSSHVSISLGGAPAVSHHSSSHHARPSYHHQPAYHPQPSYHPQPSYHPAPAYHPQPSYEHEPAVPACAANTTKPWCLEDAHYPTYEIKHAAEHHYEKLLSLYADVAQLNTELSVERPNTLEEETYLCPSETAYVRPLRAQNTEDKWRVIVNNIDAHYQTLTQTARIEECLTSADACPLVPDCYESKCLQKSIYHRFLVYDPYDQYFPFAIETFKLPASCACLLGAYTIDH; via the exons ATGGCTTTACGATACTTG ATTTCGCTTTGTTTGGCGGGCGCCGTCCTGGCCGACCAGAGCTCACACGTAAGCATCAGTCTCGGCGGCGCTCCTGCTGTCAGCCATCACAGCTCCTCTCACCACGCGCGCCCTTCGTACCACCACCAACCTGCCTACCACCCACAACCCTCTTATCACCCCCAACCTTCCTACCACCCTGCTCCCGCTTATCATCCACAGCCTTCCTATGAACACGAGCCTGCTGTGCCAGCATGTGCTGCCAACACAACCAAACCATGGTGCCTCGAGGACGCTCACTATCCCACCTACGAGATCAAACACGCAGCCGAGCACCACTACGAGAAGCTCCTCTCCCTCTATGCTGACGTGGCCCAACTCAACACCGAGTTGTCTGTGGAGCGACCAAACACCCTGGAAGAGGAAACTTACTTGTGCCCATCAGAGACCGCTTACGTCAGGCCCCTTCGTGCACAGAACACCGAAGACAAATGGCGTGTCATTGTAAATAACATCGATGCCCATTATCAGACTCTCACTCAGACCGCACGCATCGAAGAGTGTCTCACTTCCGCCGATGCATGTCCTCTGGTGCCTGACTGCTACGAGTCCAAGTGTCTGCAGAAGTCCATCTACCACCGGTTCCTTGTCTACGACCCCTATGATCAGTACTTCCCCTTCGCCATCGAGACCTTCAAGCTTCCCGCCAGCTGTGCCTGTCTCTTGGGCGCCTACACCATCGACCATTAG